The Lysobacter luteus genome contains the following window.
CTGCGCTGGCTGGTGCCGCTCAACGACGCCTACATCGTCCAGCAGGCACGCAATGCGAAGCGGATCATCGTGGTCGACGAAGGGCGGCACAGCGCCGGCGTCGGCGAGGGTGTGATCACCGCGATCGCCGAAGGCGGGTTCGCCGCGCGCCCGTTACAGCGCGTGGTGGGTACCGATACCTACACGCCGCTGGCCGGGGCCGCGTTCCTGGTGATCCCGGGTGAACAGGACATCGTCGATGCCGCCGACCGGCTCGCGGCGGGTGAGGGCGGTTAAGCCGGCCCGAAGCGATCAGCGGGCCAGGCCCTCGCGCAGCGGGCGTTCGCCCACCGGACTGTCTCCAACCGACAGCGGCGTCGCCTCGCGGTCCAGCGGCATCACCGCCAGTGACAGGTGGCGGCCGTCCTGTCCCGCACTGGCCACCACGGTGCCGACCGCCCGTGCATCGCCAGTGACTTCTGCGCCCGGTGCGATGGCGCGGTCTGATTCAAGCAGTGCGAGCCCCCGCTTGGCCTTCCCGAGGAAGTGCGTGCGGGCGACGATCTCCTGCCCCGGATAGCAGCCCTTCTTGACGCTGAAACCGCGAATCCGTTCCAGCGAGAGTTGTTGCGGTGTCCACTGGCCGGACTGGTCCGGTCCCAACCGGGGAAGGCCGTGCTCGAGGTCGAACATCCGCCAACGTTGCAAGGCGGCATCGTCCACTGCGGGTGCCGGGCAGCCCACGCGCAGCAGGCGCGGCATCTCGGGTGTGCCGAGGTCGAACTCGGCCACGCCGTCGTGCTCGACAAACCTGTTCCGTTCCGCCCGCTCCGGCTTCGCGAAGGCTCCGCCGACAACCAGGTCGTCGCGCACGGTCACGGCCACCTTGCTGCGGAACACGAACCGGCGAAGCGCTTCGGCCAGCCCGCTCGGATCGAGGTCGGGCAGCAACAGCCAGATCCGGTCATCCGACCAGCTCGCCACGGCAAAGAGCGCGACCGTGCGCCCCTTCGGTGTCAGCCAGCCGCTCCACTGCCAGTGGCCGGGCTGCAAGCCGTTGAGATCGTTGATGAACTGGGCCTGCGCGAAGGTTGTCGCGTCGCGTCCGGCCAGCTCCACCACGTGCAGGTCCGGCATAGCAAAAAGCGCGCCAGGCAATGGCTGAAGCTTGTCATGCATGGGGTCGGGATTTAAGCTTGGGCGCTGTGATGATAGGCCAAACCACTCCAGAACCCGCTTTGCCGACGGACTCCGACGTGCCTTCTCAGGCAGTGGACAACAAGCCGGACGAGGTCGCGACGGAGTACGGTGGTCGCGACGGCCCCGAGCCCACCCGCTACGGCGACTGGGAAAAGAACGGTCGCTGCATCGATTTCTGATCGTCACCCGCAAGCGTCTCCCGATCCACTTCCGCCACGCGGCACAGCCGCCCAGCCGAGACAGCCATCGCATGGCCAACCAGCAACGCGTCAGCGACCGCCCCCGGGCGCGGCCACTCTCTCCGCACCTGCAGGTCTACAGCTGGCAGGTGCAGATGGTCACCTCGATCCTGCACCGCGGCACCGGCATCGTGCTGGTGCTGGGCAGCCTGCTGGTCGCCTGGGGCCTGGTCGCGCTGGCCGCGGGTCCGGTGCAGTGGGCGGACTTCGCCGAGTGCGTGCGTTCGCCGCTCGGCTTCCTGGTGATGTTCGGCTGGAGCTGGTCACTCGCTTACCACCTGATCAACGGCATCCGCCACCTCGCACAGGACGCCGGCTACGCGTACGAGATCAGCAGCTTCGTGCGCAACAGCTGGATCTCGATCTTCGGCAGCCTCGTGCTCACCGCGATCATCTGGCTGCTGGCCATGACCCAGTGGGGGAACGCATGAGCATCCAGAATCCCGGCCGCCACACGCCGAACCTGCGCCACCCGCTCAAGCGCGCCCGGGGCCTGGGCTCGGCGAAGGACGGTACGCACCATTTCGCGATCCAGCGCATTACCGCGATCGCGCTGGTCTTCCTGACGATCTATGTCGCATGGCTGGTGCTGTCGCTGGTCGGCGACGACTTCGCCACCGTCCGCGCCACCGTCGCACGGCCGTGGAACGCGACGCTGCTGGTGGCCTTCCTGGTCGCGTCCTTCTGGCACGCGAAGCTGGGCCTGCAGGTGATCATCGAGGACTACGTCCACACCCCGTGGCTGGCGGCGACGTCGCAGCTCTCGGTCATTTTCGTCTGCGTACTCGCGGCCATTGCCAGCGTGCTCGCCGTCATCCGCATCGCGCTCGGGGGCTGATCCGCAATGCCTGCTGCATACAAGATCCAGGAACACAAGTTCGACATGATCGTGGTCGGTGCCGGTGGCGCCGGGCTGCGGGCCACGTTCGGGCTGGCCCAGAAGGGCCTCAAGACCGCCTGCATCACGAAGGTGTTCCCGACCCGGTCGCATACGGTCGCCGCACAGGGCGGCGTGGCCGCGGCGCTCGGCAACATGGGCGAGGACGATTGGCGCTACCACTTCTTCGATACCGTCAAGGGTTCGGACTGGCTGGGCGACCAGGACGCGATCGAGTACATGTGCCGCGAAGCCATCCCCGCGATCATCGAGCTCGAGCACCAGGGCGTGCCGTTCTCGCGCACCGAGGATGGCCGCATCTACCAGCGTCCGTTCGGTGGCATGACCACCAAGTTCGGCGAAGGTCCGCCGGCACAGCGCACCTGCGCGGCCGCCGACCGTACCGGCCACGCGATCCTGCACACCCTGTACCAGCAGTCGCTGGCGCATGACGCGCAGTTCTTCGTCGAGTACTTCGCACTCGACCTGATCATGGACGCTGACGGCGCCTGCCGCGGCGTGCTTGCGCTCGAGCTCGAGACCGGCACGCTGCACCTGTTCCGTGCCCAGGGCACGGTGCTGGCGACCGGCGGCTACGGACGCGCGTACTTCAGCGCGACCTCGGCCCACACCTGCACCGGCGATGGCGGCGGCATGGTGCTGCGCGCCGGCCTGGCACTGCAGGACATGGAGTTCGTGCAGTTCCACCCGACCGGCATCTACGGCGCCGGCTGCCTGATCACCGAGGGCGTGCGCGGCGAAGGCGGCATCCTGCGCAACGCCAACGGCGAGCGGTTCATGGAGCGCTACG
Protein-coding sequences here:
- a CDS encoding DUF1674 domain-containing protein produces the protein MPSQAVDNKPDEVATEYGGRDGPEPTRYGDWEKNGRCIDF
- the sdhD gene encoding succinate dehydrogenase, hydrophobic membrane anchor protein, which translates into the protein MSIQNPGRHTPNLRHPLKRARGLGSAKDGTHHFAIQRITAIALVFLTIYVAWLVLSLVGDDFATVRATVARPWNATLLVAFLVASFWHAKLGLQVIIEDYVHTPWLAATSQLSVIFVCVLAAIASVLAVIRIALGG
- the sdhC gene encoding succinate dehydrogenase, cytochrome b556 subunit; translated protein: MANQQRVSDRPRARPLSPHLQVYSWQVQMVTSILHRGTGIVLVLGSLLVAWGLVALAAGPVQWADFAECVRSPLGFLVMFGWSWSLAYHLINGIRHLAQDAGYAYEISSFVRNSWISIFGSLVLTAIIWLLAMTQWGNA
- the ygfZ gene encoding CAF17-like 4Fe-4S cluster assembly/insertion protein YgfZ — protein: MHDKLQPLPGALFAMPDLHVVELAGRDATTFAQAQFINDLNGLQPGHWQWSGWLTPKGRTVALFAVASWSDDRIWLLLPDLDPSGLAEALRRFVFRSKVAVTVRDDLVVGGAFAKPERAERNRFVEHDGVAEFDLGTPEMPRLLRVGCPAPAVDDAALQRWRMFDLEHGLPRLGPDQSGQWTPQQLSLERIRGFSVKKGCYPGQEIVARTHFLGKAKRGLALLESDRAIAPGAEVTGDARAVGTVVASAGQDGRHLSLAVMPLDREATPLSVGDSPVGERPLREGLAR